One window of Pirellulales bacterium genomic DNA carries:
- a CDS encoding CerR family C-terminal domain-containing protein yields MTDDTKNRLLEAAGETFAARGYESATVREICERAGANLASVNYYFGDKQRLYIDAVRQAQCVCVEQVPTPEWDPDLPPVERLRTYIHTMLSRMLYVERPAWHLGLMLRELANPTGACVAVVDDYIRPMAEELERILVDLLPDGTPRPQAYLTGFSIVGQCLFYYVHRPIAEQLIGVDEYRQLSIDRLADHIARFSLAALGYGQPLATPTGKG; encoded by the coding sequence ATGACCGACGACACGAAAAATCGATTGCTCGAAGCTGCGGGCGAGACGTTCGCAGCTCGCGGCTACGAATCAGCAACCGTTCGCGAAATCTGCGAGCGCGCCGGCGCGAATCTGGCCAGCGTCAATTACTACTTCGGTGACAAGCAACGGCTGTACATCGACGCGGTACGCCAGGCCCAGTGCGTTTGCGTCGAACAAGTTCCCACGCCCGAGTGGGATCCCGATTTGCCGCCGGTCGAGCGGCTGCGAACCTACATCCACACGATGCTCAGCCGCATGCTTTATGTCGAGCGTCCCGCGTGGCACCTGGGCTTGATGCTGCGTGAGTTGGCCAATCCGACAGGCGCGTGCGTCGCGGTCGTCGACGATTACATTCGCCCCATGGCCGAAGAACTCGAACGCATCCTGGTTGATCTGTTGCCGGACGGGACGCCTCGCCCGCAAGCTTATCTCACCGGTTTCAGCATTGTCGGGCAGTGCTTGTTCTATTACGTGCATCGCCCCATCGCCGAGCAATTGATCGGCGTCGACGAATATCGCCAGCTTTCAATCGATCGTCTGGCGGATCATATCGCAAGATTCTCCCTGGCGGCATTGGGCTATGGACAGCCGTTGGCCACCCCCACTGGCAAAGGGTAG
- a CDS encoding squalene--hopene cyclase — protein MSFLRIAVLVLFANALLTVGAISAVFSHAAEPVTLANYTAPTANTADEPLAAAFSLTRAADFLDSAALDWQQTRGCMTCHTNYAYLMARPAISADVPAHAEVRKFAEQLVTERWPDKGPRWDAEVVATGTILAFNDSVTSGKLHPITRQALDKMWTLQREDGGWTWLKCDWPPMESDDHFGVSFAAIGAGVAPDGYADTPAAKAGLAKIRKYLAENPPPTLHHKAMVLWASTYVPDLMSEADRQACIDSLRTLQHEDGGWGLATLGDWQRGDGSPQDTTSSDGYGTGFVIYVLRRAGVSADDAQLQHGVTWLKTHQRESGRWFSRSLHADSKHYISHAGTAFAVLALKSCEAAGPTR, from the coding sequence ATGTCATTCCTTCGGATTGCCGTGCTCGTTTTATTCGCGAACGCCTTGCTCACTGTGGGCGCAATCTCTGCGGTGTTCAGTCACGCTGCCGAACCTGTGACGCTTGCGAACTACACCGCACCGACGGCAAACACGGCGGATGAACCGCTGGCCGCGGCCTTCTCGCTAACTCGCGCAGCCGATTTCCTGGATTCCGCCGCGCTCGACTGGCAACAAACGCGCGGCTGCATGACCTGCCACACGAACTACGCCTATCTGATGGCGCGTCCGGCGATCTCGGCCGACGTTCCGGCCCACGCCGAGGTGCGCAAATTCGCCGAGCAATTGGTCACCGAGCGTTGGCCCGACAAAGGCCCTCGCTGGGATGCCGAGGTCGTGGCGACCGGCACGATCCTGGCCTTCAACGATTCAGTAACCTCGGGCAAGCTGCATCCGATCACGCGGCAAGCGCTCGACAAGATGTGGACGCTGCAGCGTGAAGATGGCGGCTGGACCTGGTTGAAGTGTGATTGGCCGCCGATGGAGTCCGATGATCACTTCGGCGTCAGCTTCGCGGCGATCGGTGCAGGCGTCGCTCCGGATGGCTATGCCGACACGCCCGCCGCCAAGGCCGGCCTCGCGAAGATTCGCAAATATCTCGCCGAAAACCCACCGCCGACATTGCATCACAAGGCAATGGTCCTTTGGGCATCGACCTACGTGCCGGACCTGATGTCCGAGGCGGACCGGCAAGCGTGCATCGATTCGCTGCGAACGTTGCAGCACGAGGATGGCGGTTGGGGGCTGGCCACGCTCGGCGATTGGCAACGCGGCGACGGCTCGCCGCAAGACACCACGAGCAGCGACGGCTACGGCACAGGGTTCGTGATCTACGTCCTGCGCCGGGCAGGCGTTTCGGCCGATGACGCACAACTTCAGCACGGCGTCACCTGGCTGAAAACGCATCAGCGCGAAAGCGGGCGCTGGTTCTCGCGCTCGCTCCACGCCGACAGCAAGCACTACATCTCACACGCCGGCACCGCCTTCGCCGTGCTGGCCCTCAAGTCGTGCGAAGCAGCGGGCCCGACAAGATAG
- a CDS encoding SMP-30/gluconolactonase/LRE family protein, with protein MHLKTKLLVHAIAIFVSFIATASGADQEIVPAGAKLELLYTRTAPIKGGLTEGPAAAPDGTIYFTDIPEGADRGLIVRFDPNTQKTSVFTDDSGKANGLIFDAKGGLIACEGSDQGGQCVSRWDVKTGKRTVLADRFNGKRFNAPNDVTIDKSGHIYFTDPRYLGAEPRELDVRAVYRIDPDGKVVEVTREVEKPNGIAISPDQQTLYVADTNNGSDRITLGEKPAKGAMKVYAFPLDAGGAVSGARRTVIDFGSEDGCDGMTVDARGNLYLTARSAKRPGVLVLNPQGKELAYIATGPSQPDAAQPVGLPSNCEFGIGADAHTLYVTVDKSLYRITLGAEGYHIPWAQ; from the coding sequence ATGCATTTAAAGACCAAACTACTCGTTCACGCGATCGCGATCTTTGTGTCCTTTATCGCCACAGCGAGCGGTGCTGATCAGGAAATCGTTCCGGCTGGCGCCAAACTCGAACTGTTGTACACACGCACGGCACCCATCAAGGGTGGACTGACCGAAGGACCGGCCGCGGCCCCCGATGGAACTATTTATTTCACCGACATACCCGAGGGGGCGGATCGAGGGCTGATTGTCCGTTTCGATCCGAACACGCAGAAGACGAGTGTCTTCACCGACGATAGCGGTAAGGCCAACGGTTTGATCTTCGACGCGAAAGGGGGGCTCATTGCCTGCGAAGGGTCCGACCAGGGAGGGCAGTGTGTTTCTCGCTGGGACGTGAAGACGGGCAAACGCACCGTGCTGGCCGATCGGTTCAACGGCAAGCGATTCAACGCGCCAAACGACGTGACGATCGACAAGAGCGGACATATTTATTTCACCGATCCGCGTTACCTGGGGGCCGAGCCGCGCGAGTTGGACGTGCGTGCCGTCTATCGCATCGATCCTGACGGCAAGGTTGTTGAAGTGACGCGCGAAGTGGAAAAACCGAACGGCATCGCGATCAGCCCGGACCAGCAAACGCTGTACGTGGCGGACACCAATAACGGCAGCGATCGAATCACGCTGGGCGAGAAGCCAGCCAAGGGGGCGATGAAAGTCTACGCGTTTCCGCTGGATGCCGGCGGCGCAGTCAGCGGGGCGCGGCGCACTGTGATCGATTTCGGCAGCGAAGATGGTTGCGATGGCATGACGGTCGACGCGCGCGGCAACCTGTATCTGACCGCACGCAGCGCGAAGCGGCCGGGTGTGCTGGTTTTGAATCCGCAGGGCAAGGAGTTGGCCTATATTGCGACAGGCCCATCGCAGCCGGATGCCGCGCAGCCGGTCGGCCTGCCGAGCAATTGCGAATTCGGAATCGGCGCCGACGCGCACACGTTGTATGTGACCGTCGACAAGAGCCTGTATCGGATCACGCTCGGCGCCGAGGGATATCACATCCCTTGGGCGCAATGA
- a CDS encoding ABC transporter ATP-binding protein, with translation MMIATSNSIAVECRGLGKDFGAGNTAVRALIDVDLSVLAGELTLLVGPSGCGKTTLISIIAGLLRPTAGDVDVFGQTQSQFSPQRLVRFRAKNIGFVFQQYNLLPALSAVENVAVPLLIARVPRRTALHKARALLDAVDLGARADALPRQLSGGQQQRVAIARALVHEPRLLVCDEPTAALDARSGQTVLELIRRVAVQNDRAVIVVTHDSRIFSYGDRIVSMADGRVESVTAQAAGAPAQGERDAHG, from the coding sequence ATGATGATCGCAACCTCGAACTCGATCGCCGTCGAATGCCGCGGCCTGGGCAAGGACTTTGGGGCCGGCAATACCGCCGTGCGCGCACTGATCGACGTCGATCTCTCCGTGCTGGCCGGAGAATTGACGCTACTGGTCGGCCCCAGCGGCTGCGGCAAAACAACGTTGATCTCGATCATCGCCGGCTTGTTGCGTCCCACGGCGGGGGATGTCGATGTTTTCGGCCAGACCCAGTCGCAGTTCTCGCCGCAACGGCTCGTGCGCTTTCGCGCCAAAAACATCGGCTTCGTGTTCCAACAATACAACTTGTTGCCCGCGCTGAGCGCCGTGGAAAACGTCGCCGTGCCGCTGTTGATCGCCCGCGTACCACGACGCACGGCGCTACACAAAGCACGTGCCCTGCTCGACGCCGTCGATCTCGGCGCTCGCGCCGACGCATTGCCGCGACAACTCTCCGGTGGCCAGCAGCAACGAGTGGCCATCGCCCGGGCCCTGGTTCACGAGCCTCGCCTCTTGGTGTGCGACGAGCCGACCGCCGCGCTCGACGCCCGGTCCGGTCAGACAGTTCTGGAGTTGATTCGCCGCGTGGCTGTGCAGAACGACCGTGCGGTGATCGTCGTAACACACGACAGCCGCATTTTTTCGTACGGGGATCGAATCGTGTCGATGGCCGATGGACGCGTCGAAAGCGTTACGGCACAAGCAGCCGGGGCACCGGCACAAGGAGAGCGTGATGCGCATGGGTAA
- a CDS encoding ABC transporter permease has protein sequence MNWVAWRMLTGDRAKYLGTIFGVAFGTLLIAQQTSIFVGLMSRTASQILDIREASIWVMRPEVQNADEIKPLGENDVYRVRGVPGVSWAVRFYKGLARARVSDGSFRQVMLMGLDDDTLVGAPTEMLLGSLKELRHPDAIIIDKAGYSYLWPDQPLSLGKTLEMNDQRAIVVGICKASPPFQTFPVVYSRYTQAMEFVTQERNRMSFVLAEPDGATSTAEACRQIEAQTGLLAMSRLDFVWRTVGYYLRSTGIPVNFGITIALGFIVGTAIAGQTFYLFTLENLRQFGALKAMGLSNGRLILMVLLQATIVGCIGFGIGVGLTALFFEATKNVTHLAGFYLPWQVVALSAAAVSLIVVLASFVSARKVLFLEPAEVFRA, from the coding sequence ATGAATTGGGTCGCCTGGCGAATGCTGACAGGAGATCGCGCCAAGTATTTGGGCACGATCTTTGGCGTGGCTTTCGGCACGTTGCTCATTGCGCAACAGACCTCGATCTTCGTCGGACTGATGAGCCGCACGGCCAGTCAGATTCTCGACATTCGCGAAGCTTCGATCTGGGTCATGCGTCCCGAAGTGCAAAACGCCGACGAAATCAAACCGCTCGGCGAGAACGACGTCTATCGTGTGCGCGGCGTCCCCGGTGTCTCTTGGGCCGTGCGTTTCTACAAGGGGCTGGCCCGGGCGCGCGTCAGCGACGGCAGTTTTCGCCAGGTCATGCTTATGGGACTGGATGACGATACGCTCGTCGGTGCCCCCACCGAGATGCTGCTTGGCTCTCTCAAAGAACTGCGGCATCCGGACGCCATCATTATCGACAAGGCCGGCTACAGCTATCTCTGGCCGGATCAGCCACTCTCATTGGGAAAAACGCTGGAGATGAACGACCAGCGGGCGATCGTCGTCGGCATTTGCAAGGCGTCGCCGCCGTTCCAAACCTTTCCCGTCGTTTACTCGCGATACACGCAGGCAATGGAATTCGTCACCCAAGAACGGAACCGCATGTCGTTCGTCCTGGCCGAGCCCGACGGTGCGACATCGACCGCGGAAGCTTGCCGACAAATCGAAGCGCAAACCGGTTTGCTTGCCATGTCGCGACTGGACTTCGTCTGGCGCACCGTCGGCTACTATCTGCGCAGCACCGGCATCCCGGTGAACTTCGGCATCACAATCGCGCTGGGTTTCATCGTAGGCACGGCCATCGCCGGCCAGACGTTTTATCTGTTCACGCTAGAAAATCTTCGCCAGTTCGGCGCGCTCAAGGCCATGGGCCTGAGCAACGGACGACTGATCCTGATGGTCCTCTTGCAAGCCACGATCGTCGGCTGCATTGGCTTCGGCATCGGCGTCGGCCTGACGGCGTTGTTCTTCGAGGCGACCAAAAACGTGACGCACCTGGCCGGCTTCTATCTGCCGTGGCAAGTCGTCGCGCTCAGCGCCGCGGCCGTGAGCCTGATCGTGGTCCTGGCCAGCTTTGTCAGCGCTCGCAAAGTGTTGTTTCTCGAACCGGCGGAAGTGTTTCGTGCCTGA
- a CDS encoding trypsin-like peptidase domain-containing protein, producing MPGFLDLSTREEHTGLPGVPAARRGVDDFPLLDAYSQAVTHAAETVSPSVVKIDVRHAARRDEQGQGGEGRGGSGSGFVITPDGFILTNSHVVSQASKVQVMFSDGQKVSADVVGDDPDSDLAVIRAHASELPPVALGDSQAIRVGQLAIAIGNPLGFSCSVTAGVVSALGRSLRAGSGRLMDDIIQTDAALNPGNSGGPLVNSHGEVIGVNTAMILPAQGICFAIAVNTARLVTTQLIAYGRVRRSVIGVAGQNIELPRHLARQHDILAGTTVLVMSVEPRGPAAAAGLAEGDLIVEFAGRSIGSIDDLHAVLTHDRIGMAWPIHVIRDGALRALQIVPAEKG from the coding sequence ATGCCTGGATTCTTGGACTTGTCGACGCGTGAAGAACATACGGGTTTGCCTGGCGTGCCGGCTGCGCGACGCGGTGTCGATGATTTTCCGCTGCTGGACGCCTATTCGCAGGCCGTGACGCATGCCGCCGAGACGGTTAGCCCCTCGGTGGTGAAGATCGACGTGCGCCATGCCGCGCGACGTGACGAACAAGGGCAGGGGGGAGAAGGCCGGGGCGGTAGCGGATCAGGCTTCGTGATTACGCCCGACGGATTCATCCTGACCAACAGCCACGTCGTTTCGCAAGCCTCGAAAGTGCAGGTCATGTTCTCGGACGGGCAGAAGGTTTCGGCCGATGTCGTGGGAGACGATCCCGATAGCGACTTGGCCGTGATACGGGCCCATGCGTCAGAGCTGCCGCCGGTTGCCCTGGGGGATTCCCAGGCGATCCGCGTGGGACAATTGGCCATCGCGATCGGCAATCCGTTGGGCTTCAGTTGCTCGGTGACTGCGGGCGTCGTCAGCGCGCTGGGGCGATCGTTGCGAGCGGGCAGTGGCCGACTGATGGACGATATCATTCAAACTGACGCGGCGCTGAACCCCGGAAACTCGGGCGGGCCGCTGGTTAATTCGCACGGCGAAGTGATCGGCGTTAACACGGCCATGATTCTGCCGGCCCAGGGAATCTGTTTTGCGATCGCCGTAAACACCGCGCGGCTGGTAACCACGCAATTGATCGCCTACGGCCGCGTGCGACGCAGCGTGATCGGTGTGGCAGGGCAGAATATCGAACTGCCGCGGCACCTGGCCCGTCAGCATGACATTCTCGCTGGCACGACGGTGCTCGTGATGAGTGTCGAACCGCGGGGGCCAGCCGCGGCGGCGGGCTTGGCCGAGGGGGATCTGATCGTCGAATTCGCCGGCCGTTCGATTGGCAGTATTGATGATCTGCATGCCGTGCTAACGCATGACCGCATCGGGATGGCGTGGCCGATTCACGTGATACGGGATGGTGCGCTACGCGCGTTACAAATTGTGCCGGCTGAGAAGGGGTGA
- a CDS encoding HlyD family efflux transporter periplasmic adaptor subunit: protein MRMGKLALPAIGVVCIIFMGYHLARTHQTPPAYGPLAEPARSPYLDVIAAAGLVEARTENIKVGSPLPGVVIQVLVGVGDHVKAGDPLFRLDDRQIVAELRVREAQLAASQATLARIEELPRPEEIPPSEAKVRRAESDVVAQRDMLERREKLFVHRAVPEEEVIQRRQSLASSIESLLEAKAEDQLLKAGSWKHDKSLARVDVERNRSLVEQYRTELDRLQVRAPVTGQILKVDVRPGEYVGTPPDQPLVVLGDLERLHVRIDIDEQDIPRFHPGMSGTACMRGNASHRLPMTFVRVEPYVQPKTSLIGNSVERVDTRVLQVIYALEPDAKTVYVGQQVDAFLDASPPSPTAVADATPRIPLRSPAPE, encoded by the coding sequence ATGCGCATGGGTAAATTAGCGCTGCCCGCCATCGGCGTCGTTTGCATCATATTTATGGGCTATCACTTGGCCCGGACGCATCAGACTCCGCCAGCCTACGGCCCGCTGGCCGAGCCGGCGCGCTCTCCGTATCTCGACGTCATCGCCGCGGCGGGCTTGGTCGAGGCGCGGACAGAAAACATCAAAGTCGGCTCCCCGCTTCCCGGCGTCGTGATCCAAGTGTTGGTCGGCGTCGGCGATCATGTAAAAGCCGGCGATCCGCTATTCCGCCTCGACGATCGACAGATCGTGGCCGAGCTGCGCGTACGTGAAGCACAACTGGCCGCGTCCCAGGCAACGCTCGCGCGGATCGAGGAATTGCCACGGCCAGAGGAAATTCCCCCCAGCGAAGCCAAGGTCCGTCGCGCCGAATCCGATGTTGTCGCGCAGCGCGATATGCTCGAGCGACGCGAAAAGCTGTTCGTCCACCGCGCCGTTCCCGAGGAAGAGGTCATCCAGCGACGACAGTCCCTGGCCAGTTCGATCGAGTCCCTGCTCGAGGCCAAGGCCGAGGATCAACTACTAAAGGCCGGTAGCTGGAAGCATGACAAGTCGCTGGCGCGCGTCGACGTCGAACGCAATCGCTCGCTTGTCGAGCAATACCGTACCGAACTTGATCGGCTGCAGGTTCGTGCGCCGGTCACAGGCCAGATCCTGAAGGTCGACGTTCGGCCAGGCGAATATGTCGGCACCCCGCCCGATCAGCCGCTCGTGGTGCTTGGCGACCTTGAGCGACTGCACGTGCGCATCGACATCGACGAACAAGACATCCCGCGTTTCCACCCAGGCATGTCGGGCACGGCCTGCATGCGTGGCAACGCCAGTCATCGGCTGCCGATGACATTCGTGCGCGTCGAACCGTACGTGCAGCCCAAGACCTCGCTAATCGGCAACAGCGTCGAGCGTGTCGACACGCGCGTGCTGCAAGTCATCTACGCGCTCGAACCCGACGCCAAGACGGTCTACGTCGGCCAACAAGTCGACGCGTTCCTCGATGCCTCGCCACCCAGTCCAACGGCCGTGGCCGACGCCACCCCGCGCATCCCCCTACGATCGCCCGCCCCCGAATAA
- a CDS encoding Gfo/Idh/MocA family oxidoreductase encodes MTLNIDATTPRREFLKSASLGAAAIGAGLATAGQTVTARTYAANETISIGLIGVGGRCRHLLKALKRVPGVAINAVCDVWDKNLQLGSEAAAEAAFATKDYRALLDRPDIDAVLIATPDHWHVPITVDACAAGKDVYVEKPLTHELSEGAAVIEAQNKHQRIVQVGMQQRSMPQFQKGFEIIRSGQLGKIHKVHLTWNRNQPRHNPKPEEIDPHSVDWQKFLGTAPEQPFDPYRFRNWRWFWDFGGGILTDLMVHYLDVANWYLELDHPQTAATIGDHFLAPGLWETPDTVQTLLHYPEQGVQIYYEGTFVNARNAAMLEFMGTEGTLYLDRGRYEVIPERTSKLERSELIIGEGPRGADFYTEPDGEFLHLTNWVDCMRSRQRPNAPAEAGVIAVKGAHLGNRALRSGQVAQWQTT; translated from the coding sequence ATGACATTGAATATTGACGCTACCACCCCGCGTCGCGAGTTCCTCAAATCGGCCAGCCTCGGCGCGGCCGCGATCGGCGCCGGACTCGCGACCGCCGGACAAACGGTCACCGCCCGCACCTACGCCGCCAATGAAACGATCTCGATCGGATTGATCGGCGTCGGTGGGCGTTGTCGACACTTGTTAAAGGCCTTGAAGCGCGTCCCCGGCGTGGCGATCAACGCCGTGTGCGACGTTTGGGACAAGAATCTGCAACTGGGAAGCGAGGCCGCGGCCGAGGCTGCGTTTGCCACCAAGGACTACCGGGCCCTGCTCGATCGACCGGACATCGACGCCGTATTGATCGCCACCCCCGACCACTGGCACGTGCCCATCACGGTCGACGCCTGTGCCGCCGGCAAGGACGTCTATGTCGAAAAGCCGCTCACGCATGAACTGTCCGAAGGCGCGGCCGTGATCGAAGCACAGAACAAGCACCAGCGGATCGTGCAGGTCGGCATGCAACAGCGCAGCATGCCCCAATTCCAAAAGGGTTTTGAGATCATCCGTAGCGGACAGCTAGGAAAAATTCACAAGGTCCACCTGACGTGGAATCGCAATCAGCCGCGTCATAACCCCAAGCCCGAAGAGATCGATCCGCACTCAGTCGACTGGCAAAAGTTTCTCGGCACAGCGCCGGAGCAACCTTTTGACCCGTACCGGTTCCGCAATTGGCGCTGGTTCTGGGATTTCGGTGGCGGCATTTTGACGGACTTGATGGTCCATTACCTGGACGTCGCGAATTGGTACTTGGAACTCGACCACCCGCAAACAGCCGCTACGATCGGCGATCATTTCCTGGCGCCAGGGCTGTGGGAAACGCCAGACACGGTGCAAACGCTGCTGCACTATCCCGAGCAAGGAGTTCAGATCTATTACGAGGGCACGTTCGTCAACGCGCGCAACGCGGCGATGCTCGAATTCATGGGAACCGAAGGAACGCTCTATCTCGACCGCGGCCGTTACGAGGTCATCCCTGAGAGAACCAGCAAGCTCGAGCGCAGCGAACTAATAATCGGCGAGGGACCGCGCGGCGCCGACTTTTACACCGAGCCCGACGGCGAATTCCTGCATCTCACCAATTGGGTCGACTGCATGCGCAGCCGCCAGCGCCCGAATGCCCCGGCCGAGGCCGGCGTCATTGCCGTCAAAGGGGCCCATCTGGGCAACCGCGCCCTGCGCTCAGGCCAAGTGGCCCAGTGGCAAACGACATAG
- a CDS encoding DUF3500 domain-containing protein yields MTRDSRSCPDCASSADRIEPNSSVNRRDFLRTAGIVGAAASTGLWTPGRSWAADTTPSGSAPESLVKVLYEALKPEQRAKVCYEWDHQDPKRGLLRTHVANNWKINDEEIAGDFYTADQQDIIRKIFEGIIQPDWHKRIYQQLDDDAGGYGNDQSIAIFGVPGSGKYEFVMTGRHMTLRCDGDSSDSVAFGGPIFYGHAADSFNEGPTHPGNVFWPQAVAANKVYTMMDEKQRKVALVDKLPAENKVSFRGDAGGFPGIPVTELSSDQREELQKVLQVLVEPYRQSDRDEVINCLKAQGGLDKCSLAFYKDGDIGNDKVWDCWRLEGPAFVWYFRGTPHVHVWVNVASDPSVKLNA; encoded by the coding sequence ATGACTCGCGATTCGCGTTCCTGCCCTGACTGTGCTTCGTCGGCCGATCGGATCGAACCGAATTCGTCCGTCAACCGGCGCGACTTTTTGCGCACCGCAGGCATCGTGGGCGCGGCGGCCTCGACCGGATTATGGACGCCCGGCCGTAGCTGGGCCGCGGACACGACCCCCAGCGGCTCGGCTCCGGAATCGCTCGTCAAGGTCCTCTACGAGGCGCTCAAGCCCGAGCAGCGGGCCAAGGTTTGCTACGAATGGGACCATCAGGATCCCAAACGCGGGCTGTTGCGAACGCACGTCGCCAACAACTGGAAGATCAACGACGAGGAAATCGCCGGCGATTTCTACACCGCCGATCAACAAGACATCATTCGCAAGATATTCGAAGGCATCATCCAGCCCGACTGGCACAAGCGGATCTATCAGCAGTTGGACGACGACGCCGGCGGTTACGGCAATGATCAAAGCATCGCCATCTTCGGCGTCCCGGGCTCAGGCAAGTACGAGTTCGTAATGACCGGCCGGCACATGACGCTGCGTTGCGACGGCGATTCGTCCGACAGCGTCGCCTTCGGCGGACCGATCTTCTACGGTCACGCCGCGGACAGCTTCAACGAAGGCCCCACGCATCCGGGCAATGTTTTCTGGCCGCAGGCCGTGGCCGCGAACAAGGTCTACACGATGATGGACGAGAAGCAGCGCAAGGTGGCGCTCGTCGACAAGCTGCCTGCCGAGAACAAGGTGAGTTTCCGCGGCGATGCGGGCGGTTTCCCCGGCATCCCCGTCACGGAATTGTCGAGCGATCAGCGCGAAGAGTTGCAAAAGGTCTTGCAAGTGCTGGTCGAGCCATACCGCCAAAGCGATCGTGACGAGGTGATCAATTGCCTCAAGGCGCAAGGGGGCCTCGATAAGTGCTCGCTGGCATTCTACAAGGACGGCGATATCGGCAACGACAAGGTGTGGGACTGCTGGCGATTGGAAGGCCCAGCGTTCGTCTGGTACTTCCGCGGCACGCCCCACGTCCACGTGTGGGTCAACGTCGCCAGCGATCCGTCAGTAAAGCTGAACGCGTAA
- a CDS encoding zinc-dependent alcohol dehydrogenase family protein → MKAVQIEAFGNPLEVAKCVELPDPVAPAAGQAIVALEASPINPSDVLTLSAQYGILPKLPAVPGNEGLGRVLEVGPEVKNVKVGDIVLLPAGVGAWREKMLVPAARLVPMPANADRQQLAMLTVNPPTALLMLRDIVDLKPGEWVIQNAANSGVGSYLITLARRRQLKTVNVVRREALVEPLKKLGADVVVVDGPDLHKKIAEATGKATIRLAIDAVGGEATGRLAHSVSPGGTVVNYGALSGQPCIVTQQDVIFRSVTLRGFWLAHWFNQATPADQMAVFGELIKLVAEGTLRTEVEAAYPLSKITEALAHAMKSGRDGKILLTAG, encoded by the coding sequence ATGAAGGCCGTTCAGATCGAGGCGTTTGGGAATCCGTTGGAAGTCGCGAAGTGCGTCGAATTACCGGATCCGGTCGCTCCGGCAGCCGGGCAGGCCATCGTGGCGCTCGAGGCGTCGCCGATCAATCCTTCGGACGTACTGACGCTATCGGCGCAGTACGGCATTCTGCCGAAGTTACCCGCCGTGCCGGGTAACGAAGGGCTGGGACGCGTCCTCGAAGTCGGCCCCGAAGTGAAGAACGTGAAAGTCGGCGACATCGTGTTGCTGCCGGCCGGCGTGGGCGCGTGGCGCGAAAAGATGCTGGTGCCCGCCGCGCGTCTGGTGCCGATGCCGGCGAACGCCGATCGCCAGCAGCTGGCGATGCTGACCGTGAATCCGCCGACCGCGCTACTAATGCTTCGCGACATTGTCGATTTGAAGCCCGGCGAGTGGGTCATTCAGAATGCTGCTAATTCAGGCGTGGGGTCGTACTTGATCACGCTGGCGCGGCGACGCCAACTAAAGACCGTCAACGTCGTAAGGCGTGAAGCGCTGGTCGAGCCGCTAAAGAAGCTGGGGGCCGATGTGGTCGTGGTTGACGGGCCCGACTTGCACAAAAAAATTGCCGAAGCGACGGGGAAAGCCACGATCCGGTTGGCGATCGACGCCGTGGGGGGCGAAGCGACGGGGCGCTTGGCGCATAGCGTTTCGCCCGGCGGCACGGTGGTGAACTATGGCGCCCTGTCGGGACAGCCGTGCATCGTGACTCAACAGGATGTGATCTTTCGCAGCGTGACGCTGCGTGGATTTTGGCTGGCGCATTGGTTCAATCAGGCAACGCCGGCGGATCAGATGGCCGTCTTTGGCGAGCTGATCAAACTGGTTGCCGAGGGGACCCTGCGCACCGAGGTCGAAGCGGCCTACCCGCTGTCGAAGATCACCGAAGCGCTCGCCCATGCGATGAAGTCGGGACGCGACGGCAAAATCCTACTCACGGCCGGCTAG